One Streptomyces coeruleorubidus DNA segment encodes these proteins:
- a CDS encoding HemK2/MTQ2 family protein methyltransferase, whose product MPGYPNAVNPLVPPGVYAPQEDTELLVGALSDEPLPPGAEVLDVGTGTGALALEAARRGFRATAVDVSWRAVWAARLNAARAGLPVRIRHGNLFDPVRGESFDLILANPPYVPAPGGAGRARGAARAWDAGDDGRLVVDRICREAPGLLRPGGVLLVVQSALSGPDLSVGQLRSSGLKAAVTRRRRIAFGPVLRGRERWLRERGLLPATEDKEELVVVRAELPV is encoded by the coding sequence ATGCCCGGGTACCCGAACGCCGTGAACCCACTGGTACCCCCGGGCGTCTACGCCCCGCAGGAGGACACGGAGCTGCTGGTCGGCGCCCTGTCCGACGAGCCGTTGCCGCCGGGCGCGGAGGTCCTGGACGTCGGCACCGGCACCGGTGCCCTGGCCCTGGAGGCCGCGCGCCGGGGCTTTCGTGCGACCGCCGTGGACGTGTCGTGGAGGGCGGTGTGGGCCGCGCGGCTGAACGCTGCGCGGGCCGGGCTCCCGGTCCGTATCCGGCACGGGAATCTCTTCGACCCGGTGCGCGGGGAGTCGTTCGACCTGATCCTGGCCAACCCGCCGTACGTGCCGGCGCCGGGCGGTGCCGGACGGGCGAGGGGCGCGGCCCGCGCCTGGGACGCGGGCGACGACGGACGGCTGGTCGTGGACCGGATCTGCCGGGAGGCGCCCGGCCTGCTGCGTCCGGGCGGGGTGCTGCTGGTGGTGCAGTCCGCGCTGAGCGGCCCGGACCTGAGCGTCGGGCAGCTGCGCTCGTCCGGCCTGAAGGCCGCGGTGACGCGCCGGCGGCGGATCGCGTTCGGCCCGGTGCTGCGCGGCCGGGAACGCTGGCTGCGGGAGCGGGGGCTGCTGCCCGCCACCGAGGACAAGGAAGAGCTGGTGGTCGTCCGTGCCGAACTCCCCGTCTGA
- a CDS encoding iron-containing redox enzyme family protein, producing the protein MEHHRDEPGLPAPRGPLSRAVAAYLRGAGRLPGLEEVVRAAVYGEDLQLALYLCYELHYRGFAGVSPDREWDPDLLRTRAALEHRFLSALRTDARVHDGVDEALADLLVEPVDGTGVTHFLRDEGELWHLREYAAQRSLYHLKEADPHAWVLPRLWGRAKAAMAAVEFDEWGGGRADRVHARLFADLMTDLGLDTTYGRYLDAACAEALVTVNLMSLFGLHRALRGALVGHFATVEITSSPGSRRLAEAMRRTGAGPAAEHFYDEHVEADAVHEQVVRHDVIGGLLEAEPYLAPDVAFGIDATGFVEDRFGARLLADWRASRSSLHAPLTREAAHIP; encoded by the coding sequence ATGGAGCACCACCGTGATGAGCCAGGACTCCCCGCCCCGCGCGGCCCGCTGAGCAGGGCCGTCGCGGCATACCTGCGGGGCGCGGGCCGACTGCCCGGTCTCGAGGAGGTCGTCCGTGCCGCGGTGTACGGCGAGGATCTCCAGCTCGCCCTGTACCTGTGCTACGAGCTGCACTACCGCGGGTTCGCGGGTGTGTCCCCCGACCGCGAGTGGGACCCCGACCTGTTGCGCACCCGGGCGGCACTCGAGCACCGCTTCCTGTCCGCCCTGCGCACCGACGCCCGGGTCCACGACGGCGTGGACGAGGCACTGGCGGACCTCCTGGTCGAGCCCGTCGACGGCACGGGCGTCACCCACTTCCTGCGCGACGAGGGCGAGCTGTGGCACCTGCGCGAGTACGCGGCCCAGCGCTCCCTCTACCACCTCAAGGAGGCGGACCCGCACGCCTGGGTGCTGCCGCGACTGTGGGGCCGGGCGAAGGCGGCGATGGCGGCGGTGGAGTTCGACGAGTGGGGCGGCGGCCGCGCCGACCGTGTGCACGCCCGGCTGTTCGCCGACCTGATGACGGACCTGGGCCTGGACACCACGTACGGCCGCTACCTCGACGCGGCGTGCGCCGAGGCCCTGGTCACGGTGAACCTCATGTCCCTCTTCGGCCTGCACCGGGCCCTCAGGGGCGCCCTGGTCGGCCACTTCGCGACGGTCGAGATCACCTCGTCACCGGGGTCGCGGCGACTCGCCGAGGCGATGCGCCGCACCGGTGCCGGGCCCGCGGCCGAGCACTTCTACGACGAGCACGTCGAGGCCGACGCGGTCCACGAGCAGGTGGTGCGCCACGACGTCATCGGCGGTCTGCTGGAGGCCGAGCCGTATCTGGCGCCGGACGTCGCGTTCGGGATCGACGCCACCGGGTTCGTCGAGGACCGCTTCGGCGCCCGGCTGCTCGCCGACTGGCGTGCGTCACGTTCGTCACTGCATGCCCCACTTACCCGCGAAGCAGCCCATATTCCCTGA
- a CDS encoding Ppx/GppA family phosphatase, with the protein MRMSVVDVGSNTVRLVVADADGGIPLPVHTAKWRLRLSEQVTPGGPIPEPAVEQLVHAVAEASRTATRWGAACPLAFATAVVRSAPNRHEVLHTVRARTGVDLCTLPGEVEAELTFLGARRWMGWRSGPLALLDIGGGSLEVAFGRGRLPDFVASLPLGAGRLTHEFFKDEDPPSPERVRALRRKVRHQLRDVAARIRWEGPRTAVATSRTFQQLGRLCGTPPGRHGPFVDRQLHRAALREAIPRLAALPAAERAQLPGISAPRAAQSLAGAVVGHTAMKLTGIRSVTVCPWAIREGVLLRHIEDGPAWWAEVTRRNEEAAPPDPVPLRIASS; encoded by the coding sequence ATGCGAATGAGCGTGGTGGACGTGGGATCGAACACGGTCAGACTGGTCGTCGCGGACGCGGACGGTGGTATACCGCTTCCGGTGCACACCGCCAAGTGGCGGCTCAGGCTGTCCGAGCAGGTCACACCGGGGGGCCCCATCCCGGAGCCGGCCGTGGAACAACTGGTGCACGCGGTCGCCGAGGCGAGCCGGACCGCCACCCGGTGGGGTGCGGCCTGCCCGCTGGCGTTCGCGACCGCCGTGGTGCGCAGCGCGCCGAACCGGCACGAGGTGCTGCACACCGTCCGGGCCCGTACGGGCGTGGACCTGTGTACGCTGCCGGGCGAGGTCGAGGCGGAACTGACGTTTCTCGGGGCCCGGCGCTGGATGGGCTGGCGGTCGGGGCCGCTCGCGCTGCTCGACATCGGCGGCGGCTCACTCGAAGTCGCCTTCGGGCGCGGCCGGTTGCCCGACTTCGTGGCGTCGCTGCCGCTGGGCGCGGGGCGGCTCACCCACGAGTTCTTCAAGGACGAGGACCCGCCGTCACCGGAGCGGGTGCGGGCGCTGCGCCGCAAGGTCCGCCACCAGCTGCGGGACGTCGCGGCGCGGATCCGCTGGGAGGGCCCGCGCACCGCGGTCGCCACCTCCCGCACCTTCCAGCAACTGGGACGGCTGTGCGGTACGCCGCCCGGACGCCACGGCCCGTTCGTTGACCGGCAGTTGCACCGCGCGGCGCTGCGCGAGGCGATCCCGCGGCTGGCCGCCCTGCCCGCCGCCGAACGCGCGCAGCTGCCCGGCATCTCAGCGCCGCGGGCCGCGCAGAGCCTGGCCGGAGCGGTGGTCGGGCACACCGCGATGAAACTGACCGGCATCAGATCCGTCACGGTCTGCCCCTGGGCGATCCGCGAGGGCGTGCTGCTGCGGCACATCGAGGACGGCCCCGCCTGGTGGGCGGAGGTCACCCGCCGCAACGAGGAGGCGGCCCCGCCCGACCCGGTGCCGCTGCGCATCGCCTCCAGCTGA
- a CDS encoding NHLP bacteriocin export ABC transporter permease/ATPase subunit, whose product MTAVQGHEGDLVLNAFGQMGSRIDCAGFNRLDLEGPQVLWLIASGAVDLFAVDAGQQGHWHHLGRLEAGSLVLGPVAGPQHTLVARPLRDCVVHRIGLRELYQPASTATWSYDEYGNPQYVPPTTSPLEYALALGVGRSLSILFQAPMATERAAAPTDDDVFWMQVPPGSVQYGSLYGAEAAADLLIDPGLWQTMVDQQYRLLTTLDRWIEQLERTHESRTAEGIKAGEAVRAQADRTLLASIGKRSSKRTTAADADATYAACKLVAQAAGISLTEPTQKGTGGDRLDPVEQVALASRVRTRSVRLDGRWWRDDVGPLVGHRALSGAPVALLWRRGGYVAVHPSTGRETPIEKANADEFEPRAVMFYRPLPERRLSPLRLLRFCMRGTRRDLTGLLLSGLVTVAIGALVPIATGKVLGEFVPKAQTDLIVQVCLAVMLSSVVAAAFMLMQNLTILRLEGRIEATLQPAVWDRLLRLPTRFFTERSTGELASAAMGISAIRRLLAGVGPTVAQSVTVGAMNLGLLLWFSVPMAMAAIGMLVVVAAVFLGLGLWQVRWQRRLVVLSNKLNNQAFQTLRGLPKLRVAAAENYAYAAWASQFARSRELQQKVGRIKNLTSVLGAVYLPLCTLLMFMLLAGPARGSMSAAAFLTFNTSVTMVLTSVTQLTNAFVSAVAALPMYEEIKPVLDATPEVRTASTRPGPLSGAIEARRLSFRYSDDGPLVLDDVSFEVRPGEFVAIVGPSGCGKSTLLRLLIGFDRPVSGSVLYDGQDLAALDQSAVRRQCGVVLQHAQPFTGSILDVICGTEPYTPEEAMAAAEMAGLAEDIKRMPMGLHTIVSGSGAVSGGQRQRLMIAQALIRRPRILFFDEATSALDNETQRTVIESTKALNATRIVIAHRLSTVLDADRVVVMEDGKVVQQGPPAQLLADTSGRLHELVRRQMA is encoded by the coding sequence ATGACGGCCGTTCAGGGACACGAGGGTGACCTCGTCCTCAACGCGTTCGGGCAGATGGGCTCGCGCATCGACTGCGCCGGGTTCAACCGCCTCGACCTGGAGGGCCCACAGGTGCTGTGGCTGATCGCGTCGGGGGCCGTCGACCTGTTCGCGGTGGACGCCGGCCAGCAGGGCCACTGGCACCACCTGGGCCGGCTGGAGGCGGGCTCGCTGGTGCTCGGACCGGTGGCTGGGCCCCAGCACACCCTGGTGGCCCGCCCGCTGCGGGACTGCGTGGTGCACCGCATCGGCCTGCGCGAGCTGTACCAGCCCGCCAGCACCGCGACCTGGTCGTACGACGAGTACGGCAACCCGCAGTACGTGCCGCCGACGACGAGCCCGCTGGAGTACGCCCTCGCCCTGGGGGTCGGCCGAAGCCTGTCCATCCTCTTCCAGGCCCCGATGGCGACCGAACGGGCCGCCGCGCCCACGGACGACGACGTGTTCTGGATGCAGGTGCCGCCCGGCAGCGTCCAGTACGGCTCGCTGTACGGCGCGGAGGCCGCGGCCGACCTGCTGATCGACCCGGGGCTGTGGCAGACCATGGTCGACCAGCAGTACCGGCTGCTGACCACGCTGGACCGCTGGATCGAGCAGCTGGAGCGCACCCACGAGTCGCGCACGGCCGAGGGCATCAAGGCCGGTGAGGCGGTTCGCGCCCAGGCCGACCGGACGCTGCTGGCCTCCATCGGCAAGCGGTCGTCGAAGCGGACCACCGCGGCCGACGCCGACGCCACCTACGCGGCGTGCAAACTCGTCGCGCAGGCGGCCGGGATCAGCCTCACCGAGCCCACCCAGAAGGGCACCGGCGGCGACCGCCTCGACCCGGTCGAGCAGGTGGCCCTGGCCTCCCGGGTCCGTACCCGGTCCGTTCGCCTGGACGGCCGCTGGTGGCGGGACGACGTCGGGCCGCTGGTCGGCCACCGGGCCCTGTCCGGCGCGCCGGTGGCGCTGCTGTGGCGGCGCGGCGGATATGTCGCCGTCCATCCGTCGACCGGACGTGAGACGCCGATCGAGAAGGCCAACGCCGACGAGTTCGAGCCGCGCGCGGTGATGTTCTACCGCCCGCTGCCCGAGCGGCGGCTCAGCCCGCTCAGGCTGCTGCGGTTCTGCATGCGGGGCACGCGCCGCGACCTGACCGGTCTGCTGCTCAGCGGACTGGTCACGGTGGCGATCGGCGCCCTCGTGCCCATCGCGACCGGCAAGGTGCTCGGCGAGTTCGTGCCGAAGGCGCAGACGGACCTGATCGTGCAGGTGTGTCTGGCGGTGATGCTGAGCAGCGTGGTGGCGGCGGCCTTCATGCTGATGCAGAACCTGACCATCCTGCGGCTGGAGGGCCGCATCGAGGCCACGCTCCAGCCGGCCGTGTGGGACCGGCTGCTCAGGCTGCCGACGAGGTTCTTCACCGAGCGCTCCACCGGCGAACTGGCCAGCGCGGCCATGGGCATCAGCGCGATCCGCAGACTGCTGGCGGGAGTCGGGCCGACGGTCGCCCAGTCGGTGACGGTCGGGGCGATGAACCTGGGGCTGCTGCTGTGGTTCAGCGTGCCGATGGCGATGGCCGCGATCGGCATGCTCGTGGTCGTCGCGGCCGTGTTCCTGGGGCTCGGGCTGTGGCAGGTGCGCTGGCAGCGGCGGCTGGTCGTGCTCTCCAACAAGCTGAACAACCAGGCCTTCCAGACGCTGCGCGGTCTGCCCAAGCTGCGGGTGGCCGCCGCCGAGAACTACGCGTACGCCGCGTGGGCGTCCCAGTTCGCGCGCAGCCGGGAGCTCCAGCAGAAGGTCGGCCGCATCAAGAACCTCACATCGGTGCTGGGCGCGGTGTACCTGCCGCTGTGCACGCTGCTGATGTTCATGCTGCTGGCGGGTCCGGCCCGGGGCTCGATGTCGGCGGCCGCGTTCCTCACCTTCAACACCTCGGTGACGATGGTGCTGACCTCGGTGACCCAGCTGACGAACGCCTTCGTCTCGGCCGTGGCCGCGCTGCCGATGTACGAGGAGATCAAGCCGGTGCTGGACGCGACACCGGAGGTGCGCACGGCGAGCACGCGTCCGGGTCCGCTGTCCGGGGCGATCGAGGCGCGGCGGCTGTCCTTCCGCTACTCGGACGACGGCCCGCTGGTCCTGGACGACGTGTCGTTCGAGGTGCGGCCGGGCGAGTTCGTCGCGATCGTCGGCCCGAGCGGCTGCGGCAAGTCGACGCTGCTGCGCCTGCTGATCGGCTTCGACCGTCCGGTGTCGGGCAGCGTCCTCTACGACGGTCAGGACCTGGCCGCGCTCGACCAGTCGGCGGTGCGCCGCCAGTGCGGTGTGGTGCTCCAGCACGCGCAGCCGTTCACCGGTTCGATCCTGGACGTCATCTGCGGCACGGAGCCGTACACGCCGGAGGAGGCGATGGCGGCGGCCGAGATGGCCGGTCTCGCCGAGGACATCAAGCGGATGCCGATGGGCCTGCACACCATCGTCTCGGGCAGCGGCGCCGTCTCCGGCGGCCAGCGCCAGCGGCTGATGATCGCCCAGGCGCTGATCCGCCGGCCGCGCATCCTCTTCTTCGACGAGGCGACCAGCGCCCTCGACAACGAGACCCAGCGCACGGTCATCGAGAGCACCAAGGCCCTCAACGCCACCCGGATCGTCATCGCCCACCGGCTGTCGACCGTGCTGGACGCCGACCGGGTCGTGGTGATGGAGGACGGCAAGGTCGTCCAGCAGGGCCCGCCCGCCCAGCTGCTCGCCGACACGAGCGGCCGGCTGCACGAGCTGGTGCGGCGCCAGATGGCGTGA
- a CDS encoding NHLP family bacteriocin export ABC transporter peptidase/permease/ATPase subunit — translation MPKAGAKTVRTPTVLQMEAVECGAASLAMVLGHYGKHVPLEELRIACGVSRDGSRASNLLKAARSYGLTAKGMQMDLAALAEVKSPAILFWEFNHYVVYDGMGRRFGRRGVYINDPGKGRRFVPMEDFDGSFTGVVLVMEPGEDFTRGGRKPGILGAMPARLRGTAGTMPAAVLASLLLVAVGAAVPALSRTYIDEFLIGNQTSLLPTLFTAMAACVLLTLVLTWLQQANLLHGRIISSTLSSARFLRHLLRLPVTFFSQRSPADLVQRLQSNDAVAETLSRDLAAAGVDAVVVVLYAVLLYTYDPQLTFVGIGVALLNVVAMRVVIRLRATRTAKLRADTARLTNTAYTGLQLIETMKATGGEDGYFRKWAGQHATTLEEQQRLGVPSAWLGVVAPTLATLNSALILWIGGMRAVEGHISVGLLVAFQALVTRFTAPLTRLNGVAGRIQDFAADVARLKDVENFKADPLYGRPESGESTRRLQGHVELENITFGYSPLDKPLLTGFDLTVGPGQQVALVGGSGSGKSTVSRLISGLYAPWEGVIRIDGQRIEDIPRGALAASVSFVDQDVFLFEGTVRDNVALWDPSIPDEAVEDALRDAALLDVITRRPGGIHSKVEQDGRNFSGGQRQRLEIARALVRRPSILVLDEVTSALDAETELVVMDNLRRRGCACVVIAHRLSTVRDSDEIVVLQHGTVVERGRHEDLVARGGAYAALVRER, via the coding sequence GTGCCCAAGGCCGGGGCGAAGACCGTCCGCACGCCCACCGTGCTCCAGATGGAGGCCGTGGAGTGCGGCGCCGCCTCCCTGGCGATGGTGCTCGGCCACTACGGCAAGCACGTCCCGCTGGAGGAGCTGCGCATCGCCTGCGGCGTCTCGCGCGACGGCTCGCGCGCCAGCAACCTCCTCAAGGCGGCCCGTAGTTACGGCCTGACGGCCAAGGGCATGCAGATGGACCTGGCCGCCCTCGCCGAGGTGAAGTCGCCGGCCATCCTGTTCTGGGAGTTCAACCACTACGTCGTCTACGACGGCATGGGCCGCCGCTTCGGCCGCCGTGGCGTCTACATCAACGACCCCGGCAAGGGCCGCCGCTTCGTCCCCATGGAGGACTTCGACGGCAGCTTCACCGGTGTCGTGCTGGTCATGGAGCCCGGCGAGGACTTCACCCGGGGCGGCCGCAAGCCCGGCATCCTGGGCGCGATGCCCGCCCGGCTGCGCGGCACCGCGGGCACGATGCCCGCCGCCGTCCTGGCGAGCCTGCTGCTGGTGGCGGTCGGCGCGGCGGTGCCCGCGCTCAGCCGCACCTACATCGACGAGTTCCTGATCGGGAACCAGACCTCGCTGCTGCCGACGCTGTTCACAGCCATGGCGGCGTGCGTACTGCTCACCCTCGTCCTCACCTGGCTCCAGCAGGCCAACCTGCTGCACGGCCGCATCATCTCCTCGACCCTCTCCAGCGCCCGCTTCCTGCGCCATCTGCTGCGGCTGCCGGTGACGTTCTTCTCCCAGCGCAGCCCGGCCGACCTGGTGCAGCGGCTCCAGTCCAACGACGCGGTCGCCGAGACGCTGTCCCGCGACCTCGCGGCGGCGGGCGTGGACGCGGTCGTCGTCGTCCTGTACGCGGTGCTGCTGTACACCTACGACCCGCAGCTGACGTTCGTCGGCATCGGCGTGGCGCTGCTGAACGTCGTGGCCATGCGGGTCGTCATCCGGCTGCGGGCCACGCGCACGGCGAAGCTGCGCGCCGACACGGCCCGGCTGACCAACACCGCCTACACCGGTCTTCAGCTCATCGAGACGATGAAGGCGACCGGCGGTGAGGACGGCTACTTCCGTAAGTGGGCCGGACAGCACGCCACCACGCTGGAGGAGCAGCAGCGGCTCGGCGTGCCGAGCGCCTGGCTGGGCGTGGTCGCGCCGACGCTGGCCACCCTCAACAGCGCGCTGATCCTGTGGATCGGCGGTATGCGGGCGGTCGAGGGTCACATCTCGGTCGGTCTGCTGGTCGCCTTCCAGGCCCTGGTCACCCGGTTCACGGCCCCGCTGACCCGGCTCAACGGCGTCGCGGGCCGCATCCAGGACTTCGCGGCCGACGTGGCGCGGCTGAAGGACGTGGAGAACTTCAAGGCCGATCCGCTCTACGGCCGCCCCGAGTCCGGCGAGTCGACGCGCCGCCTCCAGGGCCACGTCGAGCTGGAGAACATCACCTTCGGCTACAGCCCGCTCGACAAGCCCCTGCTCACCGGCTTCGACCTGACGGTCGGTCCCGGGCAGCAGGTCGCGCTGGTCGGCGGGTCCGGAAGCGGCAAGTCCACGGTGTCCAGGCTGATCTCCGGCCTGTACGCGCCGTGGGAGGGCGTGATCCGCATCGACGGACAGCGCATCGAGGACATCCCGCGCGGGGCGCTGGCCGCCTCCGTCTCCTTCGTCGACCAGGACGTGTTCCTCTTCGAGGGCACGGTCCGCGACAACGTGGCGCTGTGGGACCCGTCCATCCCGGACGAGGCGGTGGAGGACGCGCTGCGGGACGCCGCCCTGCTCGACGTGATCACGCGGCGTCCGGGCGGCATCCACAGCAAGGTCGAGCAGGACGGGCGCAACTTCTCCGGCGGGCAGCGCCAGCGCCTGGAGATCGCGCGGGCGCTGGTGCGCCGGCCGAGCATCCTGGTCCTCGACGAGGTGACGAGCGCGCTGGACGCGGAAACCGAGCTGGTCGTGATGGACAACCTGCGCAGGCGCGGCTGTGCCTGTGTGGTGATCGCGCACCGGCTCAGCACGGTCCGCGACAGCGACGAGATCGTCGTCCTGCAGCACGGCACGGTCGTGGAGCGGGGACGGCACGAGGACCTGGTGGCGCGCGGCGGAGCGTACGCGGCACTGGTCAGGGAGCGGTGA
- a CDS encoding HlyD family efflux transporter periplasmic adaptor subunit, whose amino-acid sequence MQFRQQALAKLQSPEELDLPVRFARPQGWLVLSVTVVAMAAASVWAVTGSVTSTVSAPAILTHGQGSYLLQSPVAGQVTAVLAKQGERLPADSPVLKVRTPKGETVVRTLDAGRVSALAATVGQIIQTGANVAAVEKVAHTKDALYATVYVPAENAASIPDDAAVDLTVQSVPTQEYGVLRGHVKSVDRAAQSPQAIAAFLGDSQLGEQFTKKGRPVAVTVRLDKSSDTKSGYKWSSADGPPFKLTSMTLASGSIRLADQHPVDWLLP is encoded by the coding sequence TTGCAGTTCCGCCAACAGGCCCTCGCCAAGCTCCAGTCACCGGAGGAACTCGACCTTCCGGTGCGGTTCGCCCGCCCGCAGGGCTGGCTGGTGCTCTCGGTGACGGTGGTCGCGATGGCGGCCGCCTCGGTATGGGCGGTGACCGGCTCGGTGACCTCCACCGTCAGCGCACCCGCCATCCTCACGCACGGGCAGGGCAGCTATCTCCTCCAGAGCCCGGTCGCGGGCCAGGTCACCGCGGTGCTCGCGAAGCAGGGCGAGCGGTTGCCGGCCGACTCCCCCGTGCTCAAGGTCCGTACGCCCAAGGGCGAAACCGTCGTCCGCACGCTCGACGCGGGCCGTGTCTCCGCGCTCGCCGCGACCGTCGGGCAGATCATCCAGACCGGCGCGAACGTCGCCGCCGTCGAGAAGGTCGCCCACACCAAGGACGCGTTGTACGCGACGGTCTACGTCCCCGCCGAGAACGCCGCCTCGATCCCCGACGACGCCGCCGTCGACCTGACCGTGCAGTCGGTGCCGACCCAGGAGTACGGCGTACTGCGCGGCCATGTGAAGTCGGTGGACCGCGCGGCCCAGTCTCCGCAAGCGATCGCCGCGTTCCTCGGGGACAGCCAGCTGGGCGAGCAGTTCACGAAGAAGGGCAGGCCGGTGGCCGTGACGGTCCGGCTGGACAAGTCGTCCGACACGAAGAGCGGTTACAAATGGTCCTCCGCGGACGGGCCGCCGTTCAAGCTGACCTCCATGACGCTGGCCTCGGGGTCGATCCGGCTGGCCGACCAGCATCCCGTCGACTGGCTGCTGCCGTGA
- a CDS encoding type A2 lantipeptide: MNSTPQVETVEIADAELDAVSGGLSVNAVNTVTDTVDGIAPVSGLVNTAVGTVEGATGLNTAPVTNLVAGL, translated from the coding sequence ATGAACTCCACCCCCCAGGTTGAGACCGTCGAGATCGCCGACGCCGAGCTCGACGCCGTCTCCGGCGGCCTGTCCGTGAACGCCGTGAACACCGTCACCGACACGGTCGACGGCATCGCCCCGGTTTCCGGCCTGGTCAACACGGCCGTCGGCACCGTCGAGGGCGCCACCGGCCTGAACACGGCCCCGGTCACCAACCTGGTCGCCGGTCTCTGA
- a CDS encoding S1 family peptidase — protein MSHKRIPKRKAAIAAGSVVALGAAAILLPNANASQDGSTDDAAAAPKTLKAGDASDLASQLSGLLGEAFGGSYYDSDSQQLVVNVVPGDNNNVIVQAKAAGAKVREVDNSWSELKSGAQTLKSDATIAGTSWSIDPRTNKLLVTADSTVTGAKWDRLESTVQSLGSGMATIKKSAGTFKPFVSGGDAIFAGGSRCSLGFNVTAGDGSPAFLTAGHCTLGGNEWSDTQGGQPIATVDQSTFPGDGDFALVKYDDPATEAPSEVNTGEQTVQITEAAEATVGQEVFRMGSTTGLADGQVLGLDATVNYPEGTVTGLIQTNVCAEPGDSGGSLFTQDGLAIGLTSGGSGDCTVGGETFFQPVTTALEAVGATLGAGGAAGGAGEEAGAGEEAGAGEDAGAGAGAGEEAGAGGEAGAGAGEEAGAGEEAGAGAGAGEQAGGEDAGAGAGEGAGAGQDTGQGVEDNSGLTESR, from the coding sequence TTGAGTCACAAGCGAATTCCGAAGCGCAAGGCCGCGATAGCGGCGGGCAGCGTGGTGGCGCTCGGCGCGGCCGCGATCCTGCTCCCCAACGCCAACGCCTCGCAGGACGGTTCGACCGACGACGCGGCGGCCGCGCCGAAGACCCTGAAGGCGGGCGACGCCTCGGATCTCGCCTCGCAGCTCTCCGGGCTCCTCGGTGAGGCGTTCGGCGGCTCCTACTACGACAGCGACAGCCAGCAGCTCGTCGTCAACGTCGTACCGGGCGACAACAACAACGTGATCGTGCAGGCGAAGGCGGCGGGCGCGAAGGTCCGCGAGGTCGACAACAGCTGGTCGGAGCTGAAGAGCGGGGCGCAGACCCTGAAGTCGGACGCGACCATCGCGGGCACCTCGTGGTCGATCGACCCGCGCACGAACAAGCTCCTGGTGACGGCCGACAGCACCGTCACCGGTGCCAAGTGGGACAGACTGGAGTCCACCGTGCAGAGCCTCGGCTCCGGCATGGCGACCATCAAGAAGTCCGCGGGCACCTTCAAGCCGTTCGTCTCGGGCGGTGACGCCATCTTCGCGGGCGGCTCGCGCTGTTCCCTCGGCTTCAACGTCACCGCGGGCGACGGCTCGCCGGCCTTCCTGACGGCCGGTCACTGCACCCTCGGCGGCAACGAGTGGTCGGACACGCAGGGCGGCCAGCCGATCGCCACCGTCGACCAGTCCACCTTCCCCGGCGACGGCGACTTCGCGCTCGTGAAGTACGACGACCCGGCGACCGAGGCGCCCAGCGAGGTCAACACCGGCGAGCAGACCGTCCAGATCACCGAGGCCGCGGAGGCGACCGTCGGCCAGGAGGTCTTCCGGATGGGCAGCACCACCGGGCTCGCCGACGGTCAGGTCCTCGGACTCGACGCCACGGTGAACTACCCGGAGGGCACCGTCACCGGCCTCATCCAGACCAACGTCTGTGCCGAGCCGGGCGACAGCGGCGGCTCGCTGTTCACCCAGGACGGTCTCGCGATCGGCCTGACCTCGGGCGGCAGCGGCGACTGCACGGTCGGCGGCGAGACGTTCTTCCAGCCGGTGACCACCGCCCTGGAGGCGGTCGGCGCGACCCTCGGCGCGGGCGGCGCGGCCGGTGGCGCGGGTGAAGAGGCCGGTGCCGGCGAGGAGGCCGGTGCGGGCGAGGACGCCGGCGCCGGTGCTGGTGCCGGTGAGGAGGCCGGAGCCGGTGGCGAGGCCGGTGCCGGTGCGGGCGAGGAAGCCGGTGCCGGTGAAGAGGCCGGTGCTGGTGCCGGTGCCGGCGAGCAGGCCGGAGGCGAGGACGCGGGCGCCGGTGCCGGCGAGGGCGCGGGTGCCGGTCAGGACACGGGCCAGGGTGTCGAGGACAACTCCGGTCTGACCGAGTCCCGCTGA